A stretch of Leucobacter aridicollis DNA encodes these proteins:
- a CDS encoding SDR family oxidoreductase, with protein MTRTYVVTGSASGIGATTAQTLRDRGDRVIGIDLKNAEVEADLSSHDGRIDAAARATELAGGVIDGVIACAGISAPISKTISINYFGVTELLEALQPALAAAKAPRAAVVSSMASLQPNSKEMVEAALSGDEAKTLAVADAVVAQGPEVGYLVYPSSKRAIARWVRREAVTPTWAGAGIALNAVAPGTVITPMTEQLLATEEGRAMVDSAVPMPLNSHQPAQSIADVLIWLTDEQNTHMAGQVIYCDGGADATLRGDDIWSWND; from the coding sequence GCGGAGACCGCGTGATCGGCATCGACCTGAAGAACGCCGAGGTCGAGGCGGACCTGTCGAGCCACGACGGCCGGATCGACGCGGCAGCCCGCGCGACGGAACTCGCCGGCGGCGTCATCGACGGCGTCATCGCCTGCGCTGGCATCTCGGCGCCGATCTCGAAGACGATCTCGATCAACTACTTCGGCGTGACCGAGCTCCTCGAAGCGCTCCAGCCTGCGCTCGCCGCCGCGAAGGCGCCCCGCGCCGCTGTCGTGTCGTCGATGGCCTCGCTGCAGCCCAACTCGAAGGAGATGGTCGAGGCTGCGCTCTCCGGTGACGAGGCGAAGACCCTCGCCGTCGCTGACGCCGTCGTCGCTCAGGGGCCCGAGGTCGGCTACCTTGTCTACCCGTCGTCGAAGCGCGCCATCGCACGCTGGGTGCGACGCGAAGCCGTCACCCCGACGTGGGCAGGCGCGGGCATCGCACTTAACGCCGTCGCGCCCGGCACCGTCATTACTCCGATGACCGAGCAGCTCCTCGCCACCGAGGAAGGCCGAGCGATGGTCGACTCGGCTGTGCCGATGCCGTTGAACTCGCACCAGCCCGCGCAGTCGATCGCCGACGTGCTCATCTGGCTGACCGACGAGCAGAACACCCACATGGCGGGTCAGGTCATCTACTGCGACGGTGGCGCAGACGCGACGCTTCGCGGCGACGATATCTGGTCGTGGAACGACTAA